The sequence AAATTCAATGGAACCTAATATTTCCTTTTGTAACTAATCCATGTAAAATGTTAGATCAGCCATGGAAAGGGGAGAAATGGCAATAACTGCTCTTATTACTTGCCTTCCATGTCTTCCTAAAGAACAGAATTTGAAGTTTCTCCTTTATAAAGAAGTGTAATTTAGGGTATTCACATTTGCAATTAAATATTCATCAGTATAAGAAGCCTGTGTTTACCTGGAATACAATCCTGTACGTTAAATATGTCTATTTTAAAAGCTTTGATTTATGATATTCTGCTGTATTTAATGTCATGGTGTGTGTCTCAGTATGACTTTTTAGCCAAATGATCCTTTAAAGtcataatcattattatttttttacatttggaGCTTATTTAAAATgtcctgggactttcctggtccagtgggtaagactccaagCATCCACGGCAGGGGGTGCAGTTtcagtccctgctcagggaactaagatcccacatgccccaaggtgtggccaaaaaaataaggGATGGGGTTGTGTGAATGGGAAACAATGGGATCACATGTTTGGAGAACACTAGgccatgtattggagaaggcaatggcaccccactccagtactcttgtctggaaaatcccatggacggaggagcctggtaggctgcagtccatggggtctgaagagttggacatgactgagcgacctcactttcacttttcacttttatgcattggagaaggaaatggcaacctactccagtcttcttgcctggagaatcccagggatggggtcgcacagagtcagacacgactgaagtgacttagcagtgcaGCAGGCCATGTATTGGGATTCAGTGCTTAGTCAATATCAAAGGACAGTAAAGATCCAGTATCCAAGATTGTAAGCTGGAAATAAAGAACGGTACATATCGTACCTTGGAGACTTAATTTTGGAGAACAGTGCCTTTTATTGGGGGTAAATTATTGTAGTAAACTGGCTGCACAGCTCAGGCTGATGTTGGGAAATGGTAGGTGTTACACTTTTGGTACTGAAATAAAGGGTCCAGATATCAAGGCAGGTAGTGATAATGGGATTCTGGGAAAACAACGGAAATGACAAGATCCTGCTGTCAGCAAACACTGAACTTATAAAGGTACAAGCTGGTGAATTGGGACAAATTCTAGAGCTCAGTGGGGAGACTGTCGGGGGGTGGAAGTGTCTTGATAAGAGGCAAATGGGGACTGGATACTGAGGGCAGTGAGTCACTAGGGGACAGAGGCCTGCTGTCACACAGGAGAACTGGACTCTGGTTTGCTGTCAGGACATGAGATGGAGAAGATACCAATTAGAGGTCTATATAGCTATTTAACTatctgcttcccttgtggctcagttggtgaagaatcctcttgcaatatggcagacctgggttcaattcctgggttgggaagatcccctggagaagggataggctaaccaactccagtcttcttgggcttcccttgtggctcagctggtaaagaatcctgcagtgagggaaacctgggtttgatccctgggttgggaagatcccctggagaagggaaagtctacccactccattattctggcctggggaattcagtccatggagttgcaaagagttggataagactgagcaactttcactttctttttatagCTATTTAGTGGAGAGAGATGCTGTATCTTGGAATGCTGGGTAATGGGATGAAATTGGTTTTGGAGGGACAGTAGGGACGTGAAGATTATGGGGTGAATTTTGAAGCGGAATAGGAAGTTTGGTGGGCTCACTGCATAGTtggaaataaaggacagaaatagaggAGACCgaaaaggaagaatttatttCATCAGAGGTACCACAATTGCAGACATTTCCAAGTATACACTGTAGTAGACAGCTATGTTTTGACATTAAACATTCATGAGAAAACAGAGATGGCATGGGGGTAAATAACCTGCCAAGGTGGGTTTTGGTATTTCGCCTTTTGGGTATGAGATGACAAATCCCCAGGGGTTGGGTGATTTCCTAGAGCGAATTCTCGTCAATCAGAAATCTCACTCCCTTTTGCGAGGCTCTAGAAGGGCTCCGGGCCAGGATaagcaacccccccaccccctcaattCCTAAAGACGCAAGGGCAACCGTCTCTTGGGCCCCAAGCCTCATCCCGCGCAGCGCAGCGTGCAAGCTATGGGCCGGCGCGTCCCTGGAGGTCTGCAGCCGCTGGTCCCAAGCGTCCAGGACACGACGAGAGCGTGACTTCCTGGCAGAACAGCTCTTTTGGCCTTGTTTCCGCTCGGTCCCGAAATCGATAGCGTCATCAAAGCCTAAGGTAGGGAAAACGCAGTCCCGGTGAGCTCAAGTCTCTGGAGAGGTGGTGCGCTACCCCCGACAAACGCCACTCACTGTGCGCCGCGCTCTTGTGACGTCCGCTGCGCGCTCAGGTCCGCCAGCTCCCTCCCACGCGCCGGGCTCTGTCTGCGCCAGCtcggggtggggtgaggggcacAGCTGGCTCCTGGGAGGGGGTGGTCGGGCGATGCAGCACCACAGGACTCCGGCCCCAGCCCAGGCTAGGGCGCCGACCCTCCCCGCGGGGCCCTCTCTGGAAGTCCGCGGCCCGGGTCGGCTCATCCCTTAAAAAACAGAAGGTTGGACTCGCTGTACACGCCCCAGACACAAAACGACAGGCTCCTTCTGCGTGCCCCCACCTCACAAAGCGGTAGGGTCCAGAGACATTATCCTCATGATAAATGGGGATCCATCTCACCGCGAAGACTCTAAACGTTGGAGTCTGACTGTGTTCCCGTCCCCTCGTCCCCAGGTGCTCATTTCATTAGCGACAGCTGCTTTGGATGTTTATATTGATGGACAGTTAGACAAAGGCGGTGacaagcagagaagaaaagacacaaaCGTCAAAAGCTAGACGAAGGGGGTGCGGCGCGTCTCCAGGCACAAAATGCTGAgcacttcctttcccttcccGCCCGCCTCAGCCCTGCGCGCATCCCGTCCCGCCCCCGCCAATCAGGCAAGCTGCAAATGGATATAGGTAAAGATGCAGGAGGTGATGGAGAAGGCGATGGCCGCGTAGATAAAGATGGAGAGGTGCGGAAAATGGTCGAGATAGCAGCCTTCGTCCAATGGAGGGGCCTCTTCCCGGGGCTGGGGGCGCATCGCGCCCTTAGGGGGCTGCCCGGGGCGGGCCCCTTGCGCCTTCCCGCCAGTGCGCCGACCCGCCTTCCTGCCCCCGGCCCACGCCGACTTGGGCCCACGGACAGTGGGGGGCTCTTCCGGAGGAGCCTTGTCAAACAGGCCTTCGGAGTCAGAGTCGGGGTCCGGGCGAAGCTGCTCGGGGTCCCAGGGTTTGCGCTGAAAGAGTTGGTCAGCCATAGGCGAGGAATGCGGGGAGACGGGTATGTGGGTTCCAAGTGGTCCGGTCCTGGCAAGATCTAGGCGCAGTGGGCGGCGACGGCGGGGCTGCGGCTGTTTTTCAACTACCGGGTGGGGGCGGAGCCGGGGGCCTCTGCAGGGTCTGCGCCACGTCTGTCTCAGTCGTGGAACCTCTTATTTCTGGCTTGCGCTTCAGCTCCCAGCCTGTTGCAGAGGTTGGCTGTCCGGGATCAACCTCCTGGATGCTCCAGGGCTGGCGCCGCAGGAGTCTCTGTGTAACCTGGCTTGTTTCCATGGCAAACTGACCCGGGGGCTGGGGCGTGGGGGGTGATGCAGGAAGCCGGTGGGGGTGCGAGCTGCTAACTGGGACCCGGGAGGGCGAAAAGGGGACTTGGGGCCGAAGAGGCTGAAATGCAGACGGGCAGAATCCCAGTTCCACGCGGAGCTCCCTGGgggtttatttctcctttcaaaagaaatattatgtgatcttttttaattaaaaaatttaatacataAAGAAATTAATACATAATCTTTGTAGAAAACGCTAAAGTTCGAAAACACTATTGCAAAAAGAGtaacaaaataaagtctcccacagTCTCAAGTCCAGAGGTAGTACAGTCAGCCGTGGTGGTGCTTTTCTTCCTGCTCCTCACCCAGGAAGGCAGTATCCCAGCCTTTTGGGCGTATCACATATGATTAGAAGATTAGGAACAAATACTTTCAAAGATCGCCTGAACTGAGCAGCCTGCTCCCCCATTGCCACCCCTACCCAGGGTCCTCTTGGCAGCTGCAAGACTCTTCCACGGGTTCCACTGGTCTACCACAGATGGCTGGGTACCCTCTTCTGGCATGTCTGTCGCACCCACGTTTCCAAAGCTGGTTGGTGTTCCCTTATGGAATTGGGGGAAGCAGCCACTGGGAGTTACTTGGGTCCCAGTGGTTGGGAGGAATACATGGCAGACCCTGCCAGTTGCTGCAGACCCAACCCTGCCATTCAGGAACTCATTTCCTCTTGCAACTGAAAGGTCGGAGGGGACCAGAACTAGcatgtggaaacaatgtcagCAGGCTGctgtctctctccatctcacAGAGCTGTCAGGGACTTCTTGTGGGGCCAGAGTCTTCCACATAGTGCCTAGTGGTAGGTATTCAGataaaatttgttgaatgaatgaatcgaAGTGAATGAATGGTTGTTGGCAGCAGCAGGATCACAGTCTCACAGTTTAGCAAGTTTAGCTGAAAGAGCATTTAGTTTCCTAGAGGTGGAGTAT comes from Muntiacus reevesi chromosome 18, mMunRee1.1, whole genome shotgun sequence and encodes:
- the LOC136149898 gene encoding uncharacterized protein; protein product: MADQLFQRKPWDPEQLRPDPDSDSEGLFDKAPPEEPPTVRGPKSAWAGGRKAGRRTGGKAQGARPGQPPKGAMRPQPREEAPPLDEGCYLDHFPHLSIFIYAAIAFSITSCIFTYIHLQLA